The DNA region GGCACGTGGAGCAAGGAGCTCATTCATAAAATTGTGCAGCAGAAAAACAAGCTGCACAAGCTGCATGCGAAGAGCGAGAAGAACGCGCCAGGTTCCAGAGCCGCCGAGAGGCGGCTGCCGGCAGCCCAGGACAGTAAATTCGGCGAGTACGAGTACATTTCGGATTCCGATGCTGAAGGGGTGGCGAATGCCACGCTGCACGGCAGAAAGAAGCCGGGGTCAGCGTTGAATGGGAGGGCCAAGCACAGCTTCAGCAGGAGGCGCTCAGGGAGAGGTGAGAgggccaaagagagagagccAGCCTGGCCCTACAGCCAGAAGAGAGATGGTCAGGAGCACAGGCGGGCCCCAAGCAATGAAGCAATAAAGAAAGATGGCATTGCAGCCAGAATCCGAAGGCGAAGCAGCCGATCGTCCACCGGCAGCAATCACAGCACTAGCTTGTCCTGTGAAACCGGCGCTAGCCCCCCAAGCACTGAAAGGGCCGACTCCGACAATGAGAAAGAAAGTGTCCAGAACAGAGGATACCCAGAGAATTCTGAGCACATCACACGACTTCCAAGGAACCCGCTGAGCCTTCTTGACAAAGAGTCTCTAAAGACGAGCAATAAAACCAAAGCGGGCTTTTCCAGAGGGACAAGGAGGTTTGGGTCAGCCAAATTTTTGCTGACTGGCTCCACGACACATCACAGCGATAGGTCACACGTTTCTCCGGCAGGTTATAGGAACAAGGAAAGCTcaccagaaagcaaagaaaaagaacatcACAGCAAAGATGCTTTCAACAAGAGTCCCGCCAGACTTTACTGTAAGGAGGACACAGAAGAGCAGAAAGGAGCCATCAGCCATGCAGCTGAGATAGCGAGACCTATGCCAGACGCTCGAGATTCCACTGATTTGACAATGACCAGTCAAAGACATCCGTTTGCTGCTTATAATGAGGACACCCTCGCTTACCATACAGAAGAGTTAATTCCTCCCTCTCACATTGGTACTGATGCCAGCCCTGGACATGTGAGTGCTACCTATTCGCCTGCTGGACTCAAGTACTTAAAGGAACATGGACTTTGCGATGACCAGAAAGATTATGCTGCTCCAGTCGGCTGTTACAATGGGGATCCTGTTGGAATGATGCTAGCCATCAAAGGACCCGATACCTATGTGAGCACTGACGACACACTTTACGACCACAAAGACCTGTCCAGTCGCTACGATCCTCACCTTTTCTCAAAGCCCCCAGCCGTGGGGGCCTCGCACATTGACGATATGTACTTATGCCAGGGTGACATTAGCACCAGTTCATTTGAGCAGAAGCACTCTGATTTCACCCCCTTTGCATCAGAAAATCATCAGACCAAAGTGTCTTCCCCTCTTAGCTTTGACTCCTCTTCAATGTTCGGGGAACTTCCCGGAGCTGAGTTTGATAATCCATTGTACGACAGCGTCGCCACAAGTAAGGACACTTTTGTCCCATTTGGATGCAATCCACCCAGCAAAGCCATGCCGTTTGAGCAGCAGTATCCTCCGTTTCTTCAAGAGAAGGACTGGGATCTAATGGAGGAAGTGTCTCCAATTTTGTCAGAAGACATTGGTCAGTTTCATACCCTTTCGGTGGAAAAGCCATTAGCTAAGAAATTCCCAGATGAGGGAGCCATAACACCCAATCAAATGTCTTTACCTTTGTCAGACAGGATTGGAGATTATAATGTAGCTTTTATTAACAATATATCAGATGATGAACTGGAGATCAAGCGATTAGTTACAGAACTGGAAAGTCAGCTGCAAACCAGCAAATTAAATAGTGAGGCATCCGACGTCCATCAGAAATCTGAGCAACACATCAGCACACAGCTGAGAAAAGCAACTGACCAGTTTTCGCCTATACACATGGATCAAGAGACAGGGAATGAAAAGGGTTTGTTCTTGACAGATGCTCTTGGGAATACAAACCTTCTTCCCACAAAAGTCTGTGTGGGCCAAAGTTTAGTGAATGAGAAGCCTCCAGTTCCCAACATAGATGGCAACTATAAGAACCACCAGGATTCTTGGCCCTGCCCAGCGGAGTTTAATTCTTTAGAATCAAACATGTGTACACCAGCTGCTGAAGATTCAATCTCTATAGATCATTTCTGTTCCAAAGAGGCCTGCGATCAGTTCCCAGAAGCTCTGAAGGATGCTGAAACTTCCAAGGAAAGTGACTCCAGAGAGATGGAGAATGAACCTACCCGGGTTATCCCTGATTCATGCATGCCAGACAAATTAGAGGCTCCAATCTACACAAACCATATGATAAAAAGCCCTGCCATTGTTACTGATTCCTTGTTCCCTAAAACTCTAGAGGCAGCTGAACTAAATAAACATGATATTTTTCCGTCCCTGCCAAGTAAACACGGAGCTGAGGGGTTTTCCGAGCCAGGGAAAATGGATAAAACCTTTGATGATCCTCCAGAGCTGGAATCTTTCAGCAGCCACGTTCCAAATCTGAAATGTGAATTTGGGTTTCGGGAAGATCGGGTCCCCACCTTGGATCTCGCTTTGTCTTCTCATGCCAAAAATGACATGGACTCAGAAGAAAGACCTTTAGACAAAGCCGAGTCACCGAAAGTGCTAAAATGCTCAGTGCACTTCGAAGGTGAAGACAATGAACCTGTTTTATTGGAAGAGACCGAAGAAAGTAAGGATCCTGCAGTCTACCAAACCCCAGGGCCCTTTCACAAAGCTAGTAACCGGAAAGCTTTATTATTCGATATACTGAGTGTGTCCAAAGAGACTGGTTGTGGTACAGAAAAGGTGCTAGCCTCCCAAGAAACTACCGCAAACCCATTACAGCAGCTCCAAATGTTTGTTGCCCGGACAGTCAAGAATAATGAAGAAGAGCTGATGGTGCCGTGCTTCCCAATACTGCTCTCTGCCAACCACCAACCTTCAAATGCCAATCTCCAGTCTGAGCAGGAAGAGGAAGGCCTGGGCAGCTTGGAAGGTGAGAATTCAGCATGTCATCATGCGTCTGTAGAGGGGAACGAGCCcatgggaggagaggcagagagcaTGGCTACCACATCAGAAGCAACTGGAGTTTTTCCAGAGGCAGGTGAACGGCTGGAATCGTTCAACGAAACAGACACCGACACTGCAGAGCAATCCACATTTGCGAACCACAAGCTGCACAATAATGTAACAGAGCTGCAGCACTTAGGAGATGAATGTTCAGAGCCGAGTGACATTAATATCTGTGCAGATGGTGTATCACAAGAGCATCATAACCTCTCACCATGCGGCCGCGCAATGGTAACCCCATTGCTAGGGCAGGTAAAGAAAGCTGATCAGATTGTGGAGGAGCAGGAGCAAGATAAAAACAAAGCAACCTTGGCATTTAAAAACCACAGAGAATCCTATTTAAGCCATAGTTTGTTTGAGAAAGAAACATTAGGCAATGCACTGACAGAGACACTAAAAGTAAACACTGTTGAATGTAATGCTTGGTCTGATAGAGCTAGTCATCATATGCAGTTGTCATGCACCATAAAAAACAAACGCATAGGGTCAACCAACAACCACGTAGGACATGAGACACAGCTCCCTTGCAGTGTGTCTTTGGGTCCTGCTAGCTCTTTGAATCCTTCTGAAGATCTTCACCAGGAATATAATTTGTTGCATGAAACTAACATCTATTCAGTAAATGCTCAGCTTCCTGAAGAGGGCAGTGGAAAGAAAAAGCAGGCCCTTGATGCTTGTCGCTCTAAAGAGGACTCTCTGGCCAGTTTGCCTTTGCAGACTAGCTTTTCTCGCCACAAATATTTGCAGAACAGTAATAATGAAAATGTAGAGTTCTCTGACTTCAGTGTGCAGCTCTCAGAAGAGGATAGATACACTGCCCCTGTGCTTAACACAGAGACTCAGTCAAGTACATTTATTGTAAAAAGGTTCAACTCTGATTTGGAGAAAAATCTAGTTTGCTGTCCCACACAAAATCCTTTAGAGCAAGGAAAATGGAAAGACACACATGTCTTTCCACCCACTCCTCCGCAATGCAACAACACTGCTCCCGCACCTTTGGATGCTATTGGAAACATTCGTCATTGTCTTGCCGAAGACATTCTAAATAATTTTGGGCAGTCTGAAAAAGAAGGACCAGCAAAACCTCATGTTCCACAATGCCCCGGTGAGTTGGCAGTTTCTGCTTTGGAGATGGAAAGCCCCCAGAAATTGCAAATGAATGACTGTATTCTTCCCTGCGTGCCACCTCTGGATCAAAAAGACACTGATGATGGGCCACCAGAAAGCACTTGTGCTGAGCTGTTATGCCCTCTTTATAAAGGAAGCAAGACATGCACCACCACAGACATGATTATTAATTCTCAGTCAGTGCCTCTGCAGAGCATCCATGCTTGTCAGCCCACACCAGAAACCAAAGATTACTCAACGCAGCCCACTAATCTTTCACCAATTGGAGAAAGAGACGGAGAGGTAAACTTAAATCAAGAAAAGGAGCTTAAAAAGTGCCATTATAACGGAAATAAACATCAAAAGGAGCCAGAGTCCTCGTGCAATAGCTTTGTCATTCAACAGATCCCAACAGTTGTAAGTATTGCCTTTGGAAGGACAGCAGACTCTGGCCCTGTTGATCAAAAGGGCCACCAGTTTACAGATGTGCCGGAGACGAGACCTAGTGACCCCTCCAAAAATGTGGCTAATAGAGAAAATAATTCAAAAGGAGATGACTCGGAAAGCCATGGGGCTGAGAGTCCTGGAGGAGGTGGCAGTTGTACCGTAAATAACATGGAGCAAGAAGAGGAGAGTGGCATGTTTAAAAATATCCCAAATGCATCCAGAAACGGGCACCTGAAAGAAAAGAAACGAAATGGCCTCCAAGTCACTTGTGATATTTGTTCAGCATCTTTTAGATCCAAACCAGGGCTGACCAGGCACAAAGCTGTAAAGCATCGGACGAAAAACGACGGCACGTTGCTGCcaagcaaaacttcaaagttcAGTTTGAATCTGCTGGAGAAAACATCTAAAATGTCCAAGAAAGTCTCTCGGAAAAGCATAAAGACCACTGCCAAAGAGAGAATGAATAACACACAAATGCCAACCAGCGCTGTTGGACACGTCTCCAAGAAAACCTGTGTGGATCAAGAGAAGGAGCCCAatgcacaaatgcaagaagtagTTAGTCGGGTGCTCAGTGACCTCAGTGTCATATCGTTTGAAGTGTGCCATGAACGTCATCACACAGATATTCTGAgtaaagaaacaaagacaaaatcGCATAGCTCAGAGACAGGGGGATTGGATGAATCAGTGACAGAAAAGCCCTGTCCTAGAAAGCAACCAGATAAACAGGGAAAAGGTAGAAGAAGCCAAAGCAAAGATCCTGGGGGGTTAAGTAGAAATTTAGAGAAGAAACTAAGTAGAAAAGCAAGAAGAAGGAAAGTAAAGATGTTTCCCAATGAAAGTGAAGTCAATGAATTGTCTGACCTGGAGAAGAATGCTATTGATGGTCCTTCCAATGTTGTTTCCAGTAGAATCAACTCCAGTCTGTTAAATGTGATTGAAGACCTGGCTGAGCCaagcagctgcatctcagcagaGGAACAAGACAGGCCATGCTCACCCCAGCAGTCTCACACAGCAAAACAGTCACCTTGCATAGTTAAgcattccgatgaagtgggtGATTGGGTAGTCTCTTCCAAGGAGACAGGCAGACAGGAATCACTAAAGGTCTCCGTGAGCTGTCAAAAGCAGATGGAAGATGCAAGTCAAGGAGAAAAGGCACAGGCCAAAGAGAAATGGGCAAGTGGGTTAATGAAGCAAGTGGAGAAGGGGTTGAGCAAGGTATGCAAAGAACAGCAGGATGATGGTGGTGGCACAAATGTGAAGGAATGTGAGAATTCCTTGGGAAAGAGCCATCCTGGGAATCATAGTAGTGCCTTCAGGCAGCCCTTGAGTCCTGCCAGAGCAGATCTGTCTTTAGAAACCTGTGAATCTGAAACGGCGAGCAAGGATCCCACTAAAGGCATGTTGGAAAATGCTTCTGATGACAGCCCTTGTTCTGCAGATTCAAAGCCCTGGGGAAAGGGAGAGTTGCTACAGAGCAAGGAGTCCTGCACTGATGATGCAACTGAGCCGGACCTGCAGGGTTTATTTGATGATGACATCACATTCTCACAGCTGTTTCCAAGGGACAACCAGTTCACCCGGAGGAAGTGCACACGCGTGTATGGGAAACGAACCAAGAAACCCAAACCTGTCACTGATGCAAATGTCGGACCAGTGGGTGCCATAGACTTCTTTCCCATCCGGCTGGcttcagacctcagtgaaaccagcTCTTTCTGTGTCACCAGGGACGATCCTTGTGAATATGAAACCATCTCCATTGACGATGCCTTGATGCTAAACATGTGTCACAGCAGTAAGCCAAAGGGGTGTGATGCCAGCTCCAACGCTTCCACAAATATTGCACTGCAGCCAGATTATGAGAGAAACAGCCAAAGGAAGGAGGTCATTGACCTGGAGGATGATAACATGTTAACCTTCCTATGCCAAAACAACCAGATGGAAAACATTCCGAACTTGAACATTTGGGGAAGTCTTGAAAAGGAGGCAGAAAATGTTCCTGCTGATGAAATACTGTTCAAGTCCCCTATGGAGCTTGCAAATGAACATTCAATAGCAGAAACTAGCCCAGAACCCCCAGAGCTGGAAGAGGAACCCTTCAACAGCAAGATAAATGAGGACCGAGGCTCACCTGAGTTTCGTACGATTGACATTGAGATGTTGAATGCAAAGTTCAAGATGCAGGACATGTGCTTTTTTAGCCCTTGCAAAGATAATCCTGGCCATTTGGATGAAAGCATGGTGAGTTTCAAGCAGAAACCAAGCCAGCATAGCAAACACAGCAAAAATAAGCTAGAAGATGGGAAACCAGGCAAAAATCGCAATGATATGAACATCAAGACTAAGGATAAACAATACAAATGCAAAGTGTGTTTCCAGTGGTTTCTTACCTTAGGGGAGCTGGACTTTCACAAACTCACCCATAACCCTTCCCCTCCACCTACCTGCTATATGTGTGTCCAGCGCAAATTCAGCTCAAGGGAGCAATTGAGGGACCATTTAAAAGAGAAGCATGCAAAAAACAAAGCTGGCCTGTGGGCCTGTGGAATGTGCCTGAAGGAGATTTCCGATGTCTGGATGTACAATGAGCATCTCAGAGAGCATGCCACACAGTTCGCTCGGAAAGGTCAGGCTCAGAAATCAGCGATGGGTCTGCCCACCTGCTTCAGCGAGGACAACGCTGCGGTCACTCACTTCCTGCACACCATCATGTATCGGAAACCAAACAAGTCATCCAAGCTGGTGGATTCTACCAGCAAACACCTTGCCAGCAAAGAGAACAAGAGCCCAAAAGAGCCACCCCCAGACCAAGAGGCAAAGGTAACTAAAGATGCCTTGGAAGGCAGTATCAGAATTAAACCAGCTTCCTCCACCTCCAGCTCTTCCAAAGGGTCTGCCAGTCCATCTCCAGACAATACGCCAAAAGGTGAAAGCACTCAGAAAGCTGTCCCCATGCATCCGGACTGCAAGGATCCTTCCAGAGATTGCCATCACTGTGGAAAACAATTTCCCAAGCCCTTCAAGCTCCAGCGCCACTTAGTGGTGCACAGCTTGCAGAAGATTTACTTGTGCCACAAGTGCCCGATGTTCTACCCGGAAACCAAAGAGCTTCGAAGCCACCTGAGTCAAGATCATGGGATAGCGGAGGAACCAGAGATCAAGCACACCACGCTGTATGCGTGTGAGCTCTGCGCGGACGTCATGCACGTCATCAAAAAGTCATTCATATGCAGCATGTGCAACTACACCTTCTCTAAGAAAGAACAGTATGACAGGCATATGGAGAAGCACCTGGCAGGAAGCAACAAGACTTTCAAATTCAGAGGGGTCATGAGGCCCGGCATCTCCTCCAAGGGTGGCAATGAGAAAATCAAAGAGGAAAACTGTCCAAGGGAGGACATGCCACCACGCAAGAAAAGGAAGATCACACACCATGGCAACTTGGATCCACGCAACTCACCTGTGCACCTTGACCATAGTAATGAGCTACAGCTAGCTGATGTGCCTTCACCACCTCCCAGTGAGTCCTGCCCTGCAACAGGTGGTGATCGTGGAGCAATCTTGCCCCAAACCTCTGTGAAAACGGAAGACCTCGTGGGTGACTTCTCAGACCTCCTGGCTAAAATGGAAAAATCTCAGTTCGATACCCTCCCGCCGCCCCCTTGCctgtctccctctctgccccaggcTGTCGTGGGTGATCCAGAGCTCAGTTACACCACGACGTTTTCCATCGAAGAACTAGACAAAGGAGCCTTTGATGGGAAGCCTCTTCCTTTCCTGGACTCTTCTGAATTTCGTATGGACCTTTCTAGTTTAGCTCATAACCAGGCAACGGATGGAAAGCTATCTCCACCTCATCTCACTGAGAAACATGGGCATGCAGAAAAGCCAACCCTGGGCAATCAAAGAGAACCTGTGGTGGGGCTATTGGATAGTCCCAGTTCACGAGAAGAGCCTGTCGACGAGATCCCTTGCCTCAAACTGGCTAAGAAAATCCCAGAAATTCCTGCACCAAAAGTAGAAGCTCCACAGGCCAAGGACACTCATAAAACGTTGTGGAGCAGCCTGAATGTAGATGACGTAGCCCCTAGGGAAATTGCATCCAAGCCCAATTATTCAGAGTCCACCTACCCCTCTCTGCCTCTGAAGGACAAGACAGCATCACCTGTTCTAAACAGGGCTGCCAAAGATTCAGCCCCTCAGAAGAAAACCACAGGCACTCAAGTGAATGGCGAAGCTGCCTCCGCTGCAACTGGTAATCTGggcagcacagaggagatccagaAACCCTGCTCACTAAAAGAAAAAGCCATGCCTGAGACAGGTGTCTGTGCCAAAGACAGCAATGCCAATGCCAGTGTCAGAGAAATAGGATGCAATCAAAACAAACCCTTAAGTCAACTCAAAGCTGAAGGAGTGGCCAACCCTGTGAAACACAGCCACTCGGATCCAGGTAAATCCTTGGACAAGCCAGCTCTGAACGGGCCTGGCAAGCTGCACCCAAAGAAGCGAAAAGAGCACAAGTCTTCGAGTCACAAAGGCAGCTCGGCCTCCAGGGAGAACATTGAGGGAGatgggaagaagaagaaagcccGAACACCGGGCCCTGGGAGGAGTGACGGGGCTGGAGAGCTCAAAAGAGCCGAATGGACTAACAACGAGGCTTCTGCCCTTTCCCCCGGGAGGAGGGAAACACACTGCAACAAACTGATCCCCAGGCCCAGAATGTCAGGAGTTGGCAACCAGCTGAAAAAGATGGCACTGGACACCTACAATCAGAAGAAGGTGACGAACCGTCATTCCA from Chelonia mydas isolate rCheMyd1 chromosome 12, rCheMyd1.pri.v2, whole genome shotgun sequence includes:
- the ZNF469 gene encoding zinc finger protein 469 — its product is MTGETQFVYAVSDSESSSKDQDKDFAFEHFSGKGGGEFNGSSLDTSELCLHNGTESGSHFPSIKDKEPHSQREAVIRPQQAGKIDFKSLHNKPKFSSDGPWGSVKGSPQSPTGKSRVRDKSRRAGKGERSHHQLYRLTISNSRSNPTIGIAYPQQKVTPPKKPEVSRGPSSGSYRFHVPSIPEREAELEQEDLSFNQCFPEVSSSLTSGNYTSHTPAAARQNHSGKGQPSAGLPHKSPGTNGQLHYLEFQANGNKSWPSPDKSFLGASYGISAQKPCPFPESGKASTHCLGSLPFQYPFQPLHDVAKDPFRNDTTSQDYMDVSLATNQVIHGAFGFHSSSRDWQEEALSNGSYETVAPEGRTYGLSSQPAPFLRSPAPGVQQQSPLPCYKGRNEHSGELNGALSSSGAIDQTPSTFQENQSVFPPSLHATSMPKPVSKGQPSLKDNGPSQRILTQGSSLRRNMPQNSLPQVHFQNKVYCGSPASGVSPGSVPFEKTMPSTPQAHPRLLQAWDGAHKAFSPADQTSAPYSNPLGSQFSFECQSSPEQRQHVQKNSRMPWQQIHLTSAVPSQNRIELSRQLTSQKFPFPLGTSQWKGGSSLQKGTPRYHSQKLLAGEGLVVQRRDPTRQSCGSTNAFSFEGGKDTGSPACDSRSKPLFFGINQTVPPASSRSPPNPPLALPPSALVAASPGESPLPSPVPNPTCNSTCSSLSPMSSSPVTHSFEDSQLPAALTPAPLFPHPCHPSDILNSSSLHYHPPDSIKPFHFPLDAPKDEHLLKCLPETQFHKPEVDMGKGCLDAFEGEPPPPPYSSHHLLANSLSSASLDQLDVLLTCKQCDQNYSNLSSFLEHRQFCGSHAAFQGEMRDAPRGAEARKQLPPESTKHSQARPGPSLSPDTHSHLLAINKPVSFLLDGEGRGEAKEDPLKGHIFNGLTTNSLPLTASDLGIDDAKLDSLITEALNGLEYQSDNPEIDSSFIDVFADEELPSVKGTGHGVPHKVKDGPASANKLKHAGKDEKPTCQSKAVCYYEEDHPSGEQAQSRVSGTQHVPKRRLAGKFTDRGNKRLEKSSVMELAQSKAANRVTTDKAQPDKNTKLKAGRKGDGGSLTPVTITKPDSDKNQPRSLSGDAYLKSEIRPSGTTPGPASKNPKLLRYSMKDVKKRKPRSGTWSKELIHKIVQQKNKLHKLHAKSEKNAPGSRAAERRLPAAQDSKFGEYEYISDSDAEGVANATLHGRKKPGSALNGRAKHSFSRRRSGRGERAKEREPAWPYSQKRDGQEHRRAPSNEAIKKDGIAARIRRRSSRSSTGSNHSTSLSCETGASPPSTERADSDNEKESVQNRGYPENSEHITRLPRNPLSLLDKESLKTSNKTKAGFSRGTRRFGSAKFLLTGSTTHHSDRSHVSPAGYRNKESSPESKEKEHHSKDAFNKSPARLYCKEDTEEQKGAISHAAEIARPMPDARDSTDLTMTSQRHPFAAYNEDTLAYHTEELIPPSHIGTDASPGHVSATYSPAGLKYLKEHGLCDDQKDYAAPVGCYNGDPVGMMLAIKGPDTYVSTDDTLYDHKDLSSRYDPHLFSKPPAVGASHIDDMYLCQGDISTSSFEQKHSDFTPFASENHQTKVSSPLSFDSSSMFGELPGAEFDNPLYDSVATSKDTFVPFGCNPPSKAMPFEQQYPPFLQEKDWDLMEEVSPILSEDIGQFHTLSVEKPLAKKFPDEGAITPNQMSLPLSDRIGDYNVAFINNISDDELEIKRLVTELESQLQTSKLNSEASDVHQKSEQHISTQLRKATDQFSPIHMDQETGNEKGLFLTDALGNTNLLPTKVCVGQSLVNEKPPVPNIDGNYKNHQDSWPCPAEFNSLESNMCTPAAEDSISIDHFCSKEACDQFPEALKDAETSKESDSREMENEPTRVIPDSCMPDKLEAPIYTNHMIKSPAIVTDSLFPKTLEAAELNKHDIFPSLPSKHGAEGFSEPGKMDKTFDDPPELESFSSHVPNLKCEFGFREDRVPTLDLALSSHAKNDMDSEERPLDKAESPKVLKCSVHFEGEDNEPVLLEETEESKDPAVYQTPGPFHKASNRKALLFDILSVSKETGCGTEKVLASQETTANPLQQLQMFVARTVKNNEEELMVPCFPILLSANHQPSNANLQSEQEEEGLGSLEGENSACHHASVEGNEPMGGEAESMATTSEATGVFPEAGERLESFNETDTDTAEQSTFANHKLHNNVTELQHLGDECSEPSDINICADGVSQEHHNLSPCGRAMVTPLLGQVKKADQIVEEQEQDKNKATLAFKNHRESYLSHSLFEKETLGNALTETLKVNTVECNAWSDRASHHMQLSCTIKNKRIGSTNNHVGHETQLPCSVSLGPASSLNPSEDLHQEYNLLHETNIYSVNAQLPEEGSGKKKQALDACRSKEDSLASLPLQTSFSRHKYLQNSNNENVEFSDFSVQLSEEDRYTAPVLNTETQSSTFIVKRFNSDLEKNLVCCPTQNPLEQGKWKDTHVFPPTPPQCNNTAPAPLDAIGNIRHCLAEDILNNFGQSEKEGPAKPHVPQCPGELAVSALEMESPQKLQMNDCILPCVPPLDQKDTDDGPPESTCAELLCPLYKGSKTCTTTDMIINSQSVPLQSIHACQPTPETKDYSTQPTNLSPIGERDGEVNLNQEKELKKCHYNGNKHQKEPESSCNSFVIQQIPTVVSIAFGRTADSGPVDQKGHQFTDVPETRPSDPSKNVANRENNSKGDDSESHGAESPGGGGSCTVNNMEQEEESGMFKNIPNASRNGHLKEKKRNGLQVTCDICSASFRSKPGLTRHKAVKHRTKNDGTLLPSKTSKFSLNLLEKTSKMSKKVSRKSIKTTAKERMNNTQMPTSAVGHVSKKTCVDQEKEPNAQMQEVVSRVLSDLSVISFEVCHERHHTDILSKETKTKSHSSETGGLDESVTEKPCPRKQPDKQGKGRRSQSKDPGGLSRNLEKKLSRKARRRKVKMFPNESEVNELSDLEKNAIDGPSNVVSSRINSSLLNVIEDLAEPSSCISAEEQDRPCSPQQSHTAKQSPCIVKHSDEVGDWVVSSKETGRQESLKVSVSCQKQMEDASQGEKAQAKEKWASGLMKQVEKGLSKVCKEQQDDGGGTNVKECENSLGKSHPGNHSSAFRQPLSPARADLSLETCESETASKDPTKGMLENASDDSPCSADSKPWGKGELLQSKESCTDDATEPDLQGLFDDDITFSQLFPRDNQFTRRKCTRVYGKRTKKPKPVTDANVGPVGAIDFFPIRLASDLSETSSFCVTRDDPCEYETISIDDALMLNMCHSSKPKGCDASSNASTNIALQPDYERNSQRKEVIDLEDDNMLTFLCQNNQMENIPNLNIWGSLEKEAENVPADEILFKSPMELANEHSIAETSPEPPELEEEPFNSKINEDRGSPEFRTIDIEMLNAKFKMQDMCFFSPCKDNPGHLDESMVSFKQKPSQHSKHSKNKLEDGKPGKNRNDMNIKTKDKQYKCKVCFQWFLTLGELDFHKLTHNPSPPPTCYMCVQRKFSSREQLRDHLKEKHAKNKAGLWACGMCLKEISDVWMYNEHLREHATQFARKGQAQKSAMGLPTCFSEDNAAVTHFLHTIMYRKPNKSSKLVDSTSKHLASKENKSPKEPPPDQEAKVTKDALEGSIRIKPASSTSSSSKGSASPSPDNTPKGESTQKAVPMHPDCKDPSRDCHHCGKQFPKPFKLQRHLVVHSLQKIYLCHKCPMFYPETKELRSHLSQDHGIAEEPEIKHTTLYACELCADVMHVIKKSFICSMCNYTFSKKEQYDRHMEKHLAGSNKTFKFRGVMRPGISSKGGNEKIKEENCPREDMPPRKKRKITHHGNLDPRNSPVHLDHSNELQLADVPSPPPSESCPATGGDRGAILPQTSVKTEDLVGDFSDLLAKMEKSQFDTLPPPPCLSPSLPQAVVGDPELSYTTTFSIEELDKGAFDGKPLPFLDSSEFRMDLSSLAHNQATDGKLSPPHLTEKHGHAEKPTLGNQREPVVGLLDSPSSREEPVDEIPCLKLAKKIPEIPAPKVEAPQAKDTHKTLWSSLNVDDVAPREIASKPNYSESTYPSLPLKDKTASPVLNRAAKDSAPQKKTTGTQVNGEAASAATGNLGSTEEIQKPCSLKEKAMPETGVCAKDSNANASVREIGCNQNKPLSQLKAEGVANPVKHSHSDPGKSLDKPALNGPGKLHPKKRKEHKSSSHKGSSASRENIEGDGKKKKARTPGPGRSDGAGELKRAEWTNNEASALSPGRRETHCNKLIPRPRMSGVGNQLKKMALDTYNQKKVTNRHSNGDLKRKKDILGKTFHHLLAKGSATSLHSSLNRHRAVQGAKPADSHNYRTAESQNNLLSQLFGQKLTSFKIPLRRDTSE